From the genome of Halomonas sp. I5-271120, one region includes:
- a CDS encoding ABC-F family ATP-binding cassette domain-containing protein yields MIALRQLSLQRGTQTLVEDADLTLHDGHKAGIVGANGAGKSSLFKLLLGELAPDKGQLEMSGGQRIAHMDQEIEALDGAIVDYVLDGDHELRATERALDAAQASGDNHREAELHGAIEALDGYSARARASQLLVGLGFDQDDLERPLADFSGGWRMRVNLARTLFMPSDLLLLDEPTNHLDLDALLWLEQWLSRYPGTLLLISHDRDFLDAVCDHIVHFYQQRLTLYRGNYSTFERTRAEKLAQQQAEAAKLQARRAEIERFVARFRAQATKARQAQSRLKMLERMGTVAQAHVDSPFHFTLPSADKTSHPLLVLDEARLGYSSEDGERVQLDDVKLTLLPGQRIGLLGPNGAGKSTLIKSLTGELAPLAGKRVAGEHLAIGYFAQHQLEGLDLGATPFLHVQRLSPTASDQDIRNFLGGFGFRGDDIFAQVGSFSGGEKARLALSLVAWQKPNLLLLDEPTNHLDLEMREALTEALAGFEGTVIIVSHDRHLLRATVDEFWRVADHRVTPFDGDLEDYRAWLKQRLEESRREARADKAEDSAAKAASSGVQKDDRKAQRRAAAELREKLRPLKRECDKAEKELNQVVEALTALEAELADAELYTDPARKDELATKLSRQAELTSRQARLEERWMEAAEVMEAEEQALLAED; encoded by the coding sequence ATGATTGCACTGCGTCAACTCAGTCTGCAACGCGGGACCCAGACGCTGGTCGAGGATGCCGACCTGACCCTGCACGACGGCCACAAGGCAGGCATCGTGGGCGCCAACGGTGCCGGCAAGTCGAGCCTGTTCAAGCTGCTGCTCGGCGAGCTGGCCCCCGACAAGGGCCAGCTCGAGATGTCCGGCGGCCAGCGCATCGCCCACATGGATCAGGAAATCGAGGCACTGGACGGGGCCATCGTCGATTACGTACTGGATGGCGACCATGAACTGCGCGCCACCGAGCGAGCCCTGGACGCGGCTCAGGCAAGCGGTGATAACCATCGCGAGGCCGAGCTGCACGGTGCCATCGAAGCGCTGGATGGCTACAGCGCCCGGGCGCGGGCTTCGCAGCTGCTGGTCGGACTGGGGTTCGACCAGGATGATCTCGAGCGGCCGCTGGCGGACTTTTCAGGGGGCTGGCGGATGCGCGTCAACCTGGCGCGTACCCTGTTCATGCCCTCCGACCTGCTGCTGCTCGATGAGCCGACCAACCACCTGGATCTCGACGCCCTCCTGTGGCTCGAACAGTGGCTCAGCCGCTACCCCGGCACGCTGTTGCTGATTTCCCACGACCGGGATTTCCTGGATGCGGTCTGCGATCACATCGTGCACTTTTACCAGCAGCGACTGACCTTGTATCGCGGCAATTACTCGACCTTCGAGCGCACTCGCGCCGAAAAGCTCGCACAACAGCAGGCCGAGGCCGCCAAGCTGCAGGCCCGTCGCGCGGAAATCGAGCGCTTCGTGGCGCGCTTTCGTGCCCAGGCCACCAAGGCCCGCCAGGCCCAGAGCCGGCTGAAGATGCTCGAGCGCATGGGCACCGTCGCCCAGGCGCATGTGGATTCGCCCTTTCACTTCACCCTGCCCTCCGCCGACAAGACCTCGCACCCGCTGCTGGTGCTCGATGAGGCGCGGCTGGGTTATTCCAGCGAGGACGGCGAGCGGGTTCAGCTCGACGACGTCAAGCTGACCCTGCTGCCCGGGCAGCGCATTGGACTACTGGGCCCTAACGGTGCCGGCAAGTCGACCCTGATCAAGTCGCTGACCGGCGAGCTCGCGCCACTGGCCGGCAAGCGGGTCGCCGGGGAGCACCTGGCCATTGGCTACTTCGCCCAGCACCAGCTCGAGGGGCTGGATCTGGGCGCCACGCCCTTCCTGCACGTGCAGCGGTTGTCGCCTACCGCCAGCGACCAGGATATTCGCAACTTCCTCGGCGGCTTCGGTTTTCGCGGCGATGATATCTTCGCCCAGGTCGGCAGCTTCTCCGGGGGCGAGAAGGCCCGCTTGGCGCTGTCGCTGGTGGCCTGGCAGAAGCCCAACCTGCTGTTGCTCGATGAGCCCACCAACCACCTGGATCTCGAGATGCGCGAAGCGCTGACCGAGGCCTTGGCAGGCTTCGAGGGCACGGTGATCATCGTGTCTCACGATCGTCACCTGCTGCGGGCCACCGTGGATGAGTTCTGGCGCGTCGCCGATCATCGCGTGACGCCCTTCGATGGCGATCTCGAGGACTATCGCGCCTGGCTCAAGCAGCGTCTCGAAGAGTCGCGCCGCGAGGCCCGGGCCGACAAGGCCGAGGACAGCGCGGCCAAAGCCGCCTCAAGCGGCGTGCAGAAGGATGACCGCAAGGCACAGCGTCGCGCCGCCGCGGAGCTTCGCGAGAAGCTGCGCCCGCTCAAACGCGAGTGCGACAAGGCCGAAAAGGAGCTCAACCAGGTCGTCGAGGCGCTCACCGCGCTGGAGGCGGAGCTTGCCGATGCCGAGCTCTATACCGACCCGGCGCGCAAGGATGAGCTGGCCACAAAGCTGTCTCGCCAGGCAGAGCTGACCAGCCGTCAGGCGCGCCTGGAAGAGCGCTGGATGGAAGCCGCAGAGGTCATGGAAGCCGAAGAGCAGGCGCTGCTGGCCGAGGACTGA
- a CDS encoding TIGR02444 family protein has protein sequence MDSTELRQHLRAPIGDDNTSPAWRRSLWDFALAFYARPGIEAACLHLQDSADLDVNALLWACWLDTHGLTPEAELAAGDHPLWADIWAWQDQITSPLRRQRRALKEQALANPAIAELRETIKHAELLAERETLTRLQALASTGQGIRPLSDEDPHLARRLSIWLSAPTFSDLRALHTLQARLDPPSPSD, from the coding sequence ATGGATTCTACCGAATTGCGCCAACACTTGCGGGCCCCAATTGGCGATGACAATACATCGCCAGCCTGGCGGCGCTCGCTATGGGACTTCGCGCTGGCCTTCTATGCCCGTCCAGGCATCGAGGCCGCCTGCCTGCACCTGCAGGACAGCGCGGATCTGGACGTCAATGCACTGCTCTGGGCCTGCTGGCTCGATACCCATGGCCTGACCCCAGAGGCGGAACTCGCCGCTGGCGATCACCCGCTATGGGCCGACATCTGGGCCTGGCAAGACCAGATCACTTCTCCCTTGAGGCGTCAGCGCCGGGCGCTCAAGGAGCAAGCACTCGCCAACCCGGCCATCGCCGAACTGCGAGAGACAATCAAGCATGCCGAGCTACTTGCCGAGCGTGAGACACTGACGCGACTGCAAGCACTGGCCAGCACAGGACAGGGCATTCGTCCTCTGAGCGATGAGGACCCTCACCTGGCCAGACGCCTGAGTATTTGGCTCTCAGCACCGACATTTTCTGACCTCCGAGCCCTGCATACCCTGCAGGCGCGTCTTGACCCCCCAAGTCCGTCGGACTAG
- the dctP gene encoding TRAP transporter substrate-binding protein DctP: MKVQKLLTTASVGALMMGLSTASFADNWRYAHEEYKGDVQDVFAVAFKDYIEANSDNTLQIYRFGELGESDDIMEQTQNGILQFVNQSPGFTGSLIPEAQIFFIPYLMPTGMEDVLKFFDESKAINEMFPELYAEQGLELLQMYPEGEMVVTADEPIHTPADFDNKKIRVMTNPLLSETYSAFGATPTPLPWGEVYGALQTGIIDGQENPIFWIESGGLYEVSPNLTFTRHGWFTTAMMANQDFYEGLSDEDKALVQDATDAAYAKTIEHIQGLAEESLAKIQAASDDVTVTRLTEEEMDAFKERAPQVEKAFIDMTGDSGKKLLDQFNADLKAVTGE, encoded by the coding sequence ATGAAGGTGCAAAAACTGCTGACTACTGCCAGTGTGGGTGCTCTGATGATGGGGCTATCCACGGCGTCCTTCGCCGACAACTGGCGTTATGCGCACGAGGAATATAAAGGCGACGTTCAGGATGTCTTCGCCGTGGCCTTCAAGGATTACATCGAGGCCAACTCCGACAACACCCTGCAGATCTATCGCTTCGGTGAGCTCGGCGAGTCCGACGACATCATGGAGCAGACCCAAAACGGCATCCTGCAATTCGTCAACCAGTCACCCGGCTTCACCGGTTCACTGATTCCCGAAGCGCAGATCTTCTTCATCCCGTACCTGATGCCGACCGGCATGGAGGACGTGCTTAAGTTCTTCGACGAGAGCAAGGCCATCAACGAGATGTTCCCCGAGCTCTATGCCGAGCAGGGTCTCGAGCTTCTGCAGATGTATCCGGAAGGCGAGATGGTGGTCACCGCCGACGAGCCGATTCACACGCCTGCGGACTTCGACAACAAGAAGATCCGCGTGATGACCAATCCGCTGCTGTCGGAAACCTACAGCGCCTTCGGCGCCACGCCGACGCCGCTGCCCTGGGGCGAGGTCTATGGCGCGCTGCAGACCGGCATCATCGACGGCCAGGAAAACCCGATCTTCTGGATCGAGTCCGGCGGCCTGTATGAGGTCTCTCCGAACCTGACCTTCACCCGCCACGGCTGGTTCACTACCGCCATGATGGCCAACCAGGACTTCTACGAGGGTCTCTCCGACGAAGACAAGGCGCTGGTCCAGGACGCCACCGATGCGGCATACGCCAAGACCATCGAGCACATCCAGGGCCTCGCCGAGGAATCGCTCGCGAAGATTCAGGCGGCCTCCGATGATGTGACCGTGACGCGCCTCACCGAGGAAGAAATGGACGCCTTCAAGGAGCGCGCTCCGCAGGTCGAGAAAGCCTTCATCGACATGACCGGTGACAGCGGCAAGAAACTGCTGGATCAGTTCAATGCCGATCTGAAGGCCGTGACCGGGGAGTAA
- a CDS encoding TRAP transporter small permease — protein MSDEEERAYTSGLPGVLGLIDTAISRLEAVILAIGVLLMAINTVANVVGRFVFGESIFFSGEINRILIIMITFAGIGYAARHGRHIRMSAIYDALPVGGRKALMIGISFFTSLVMFFLLYYSVLYIVDLYSKGRILPALGFPIYIIYIWVPVGFLITGIQYLLTGIKNFRTRDVYLSTSVVDGYKDTETEV, from the coding sequence ATGTCCGACGAGGAAGAAAGAGCCTATACCTCCGGGCTTCCCGGGGTACTGGGGCTGATCGATACAGCCATCAGCCGCTTGGAGGCCGTGATTCTGGCCATCGGCGTGCTGTTGATGGCAATCAATACCGTGGCCAACGTAGTCGGCCGCTTCGTGTTCGGTGAGAGTATTTTCTTCTCCGGCGAGATCAATCGAATCCTGATCATCATGATCACCTTCGCCGGGATCGGCTATGCGGCGCGCCATGGCCGGCATATCCGCATGTCGGCGATCTATGACGCCCTGCCCGTAGGTGGCCGCAAGGCGCTGATGATCGGTATCTCGTTCTTCACCTCGCTGGTGATGTTTTTCCTGCTCTACTATTCGGTACTCTACATTGTCGATCTATACAGCAAGGGGCGCATCCTGCCCGCCCTTGGCTTTCCGATCTACATTATCTACATCTGGGTCCCGGTCGGCTTTCTGATCACCGGCATCCAGTACCTCCTGACTGGCATCAAGAACTTCCGCACGCGGGACGTCTACCTCTCGACCTCGGTAGTAGACGGTTATAAAGACACGGAAACGGAAGTCTGA
- a CDS encoding TRAP transporter large permease encodes MTTIMVSTMIALLLLGFPMMIPLITAAVIGFFMMFNGFGQMETFIQQMLAGIRPASLIAVPMFILAADIMTRGQSANRLIAMVMSFIGHIKGGLAVSTAASCTLFGAVSGSTQATVVAVGSPLRPKMLKAGYSDSFTLALIINASDIAFLIPPSIGMIIYGVISGTSIGELFIAGIGPGLLILLMFSIYCVLYAVIKGVPTEPRSTWRERMTAVQQALWPLGFPVIIVGGIYGGIFSPTEAAAACVLYAILLEFVIFRSLKMYDIYTIAKSTGLITAVVFILVGVGNGFSWIISFAQIPQAILESVGINEAGPTGVLIAICVAFFVACMFVDPIVVILVLTPIFAPAIESTGLDPVLVGILITLQVAIGSATPPFGCDIFTAIAIFKRPYLDVIKGTPPFILILILAAALLIMFPQIALFLRDIAFAD; translated from the coding sequence ATGACGACAATAATGGTATCGACCATGATAGCCCTGCTGTTGCTGGGCTTCCCGATGATGATTCCGCTGATTACTGCGGCCGTCATCGGTTTCTTCATGATGTTCAACGGCTTCGGGCAGATGGAGACCTTCATCCAGCAGATGCTGGCGGGGATCCGTCCGGCTTCGCTGATTGCCGTGCCGATGTTCATCCTGGCCGCCGACATCATGACCCGGGGGCAGTCGGCGAACCGACTGATCGCCATGGTCATGTCCTTCATCGGCCATATCAAAGGCGGGCTGGCGGTCAGCACTGCCGCCTCTTGTACCCTGTTCGGCGCCGTCTCGGGCTCGACCCAGGCCACGGTGGTCGCAGTCGGTTCGCCGCTGCGCCCCAAGATGCTCAAGGCCGGGTACTCGGACTCCTTCACCCTGGCACTGATCATCAACGCCAGTGACATTGCCTTCTTGATCCCGCCGAGCATCGGCATGATCATCTACGGCGTCATCTCGGGCACCTCTATCGGCGAGCTGTTCATCGCCGGTATCGGCCCAGGGCTCTTGATTCTGCTGATGTTCTCGATCTACTGCGTGCTCTACGCAGTCATCAAGGGCGTGCCCACCGAGCCACGCTCTACTTGGCGTGAACGCATGACGGCCGTTCAACAGGCGCTGTGGCCGCTTGGCTTCCCGGTGATCATCGTCGGCGGCATCTATGGCGGCATTTTCAGCCCCACAGAAGCGGCGGCGGCCTGCGTGCTCTACGCCATCCTGCTGGAGTTCGTGATCTTCCGTTCGTTGAAGATGTACGACATCTACACCATCGCCAAGTCCACCGGCCTGATCACCGCTGTGGTGTTCATTCTGGTCGGGGTCGGCAACGGTTTCTCCTGGATCATCTCTTTCGCGCAGATTCCGCAGGCGATCCTCGAGTCGGTCGGCATCAACGAGGCCGGTCCCACCGGGGTGCTGATCGCTATTTGTGTGGCCTTCTTCGTGGCCTGCATGTTCGTCGATCCCATCGTGGTGATTCTGGTGCTAACGCCGATCTTCGCCCCGGCGATCGAAAGCACAGGACTCGACCCGGTGCTGGTCGGCATCCTGATCACGCTGCAGGTCGCCATCGGCTCCGCGACGCCACCCTTCGGTTGCGACATCTTCACGGCCATCGCCATCTTCAAGCGGCCTTACCTGGATGTGATCAAGGGCACGCCCCCGTTCATCCTGATTCTGATCCTGGCGGCGGCTCTGCTGATCATGTTCCCGCAGATCGCCCTGTTCCTGCGCGATATTGCCTTCGCCGATTGA
- a CDS encoding universal stress protein, with protein sequence MFKKILVPVDGSRGALEALFRAVELAKLTGAELYVLSVFKHHSLIEASLSMVRPAKLDLPDDALKEYASEIAVDAKNRALKMGATEVRAFVKGGRPSSTIVRFAKKRQVDLIVIGSQGAGGEKSASFLGSVSQRVASQAHCPTLVV encoded by the coding sequence ATGTTCAAGAAGATTCTAGTACCCGTAGACGGCTCGAGGGGCGCCCTCGAGGCGCTGTTCAGAGCGGTAGAGTTGGCCAAGCTCACCGGCGCCGAACTCTATGTGCTGAGCGTGTTCAAGCACCACAGCCTGATCGAGGCATCGCTGTCGATGGTACGCCCGGCCAAGCTGGACCTGCCTGACGATGCACTCAAGGAATATGCCTCCGAGATCGCAGTGGATGCCAAGAACCGGGCGCTCAAGATGGGGGCCACCGAAGTGCGCGCCTTCGTCAAGGGCGGCCGCCCGTCCAGCACCATCGTGCGCTTCGCCAAGAAGCGCCAGGTGGACCTGATCGTGATTGGCTCCCAGGGCGCCGGCGGCGAAAAGAGCGCCTCCTTCCTCGGTAGCGTTTCCCAACGGGTGGCCAGTCAGGCCCACTGCCCGACCCTGGTGGTTTAG
- a CDS encoding FKBP-type peptidyl-prolyl cis-trans isomerase — protein MKTLVKAATIGALLTAAAPYALAAPETDEAKLGYSLGVTLGQSLVQDVEDLDLESFTQALEDVYAGDDLAMSEEAMAKSLQQFQQQAMAKRQEAAKAEANANLETGQEFLAENADKEGVTTTDSGLQYKVLEAGDGATPSAGDTVKVHYEGKLLDGTVFDSSYERGEPVSFQVGQVIPGWQEALKMMSVGDTWMVYIPADLAYGSSGQGPIGPNETLTFKVELLDVNPDADQADDS, from the coding sequence ATGAAGACATTGGTTAAAGCCGCCACGATTGGCGCCCTGCTGACCGCAGCAGCGCCCTATGCTCTGGCTGCCCCCGAGACCGACGAAGCCAAGCTCGGCTATAGCCTGGGTGTGACCCTGGGTCAGAGCCTGGTCCAAGACGTTGAGGATCTCGACCTCGAGTCCTTCACTCAGGCCCTCGAAGATGTCTATGCCGGCGACGACCTCGCCATGAGCGAAGAGGCAATGGCGAAGTCGCTGCAGCAGTTCCAGCAGCAGGCCATGGCCAAGCGTCAGGAAGCCGCCAAGGCCGAGGCCAACGCCAACCTCGAAACCGGCCAGGAATTCCTCGCCGAAAACGCCGATAAAGAAGGAGTAACCACTACCGACTCCGGCCTGCAGTACAAGGTGCTGGAAGCCGGTGATGGCGCTACCCCGAGTGCCGGTGACACCGTCAAGGTCCACTACGAAGGCAAGTTGCTCGACGGCACCGTCTTCGACAGCTCCTACGAGCGCGGTGAGCCGGTCAGCTTCCAGGTCGGCCAGGTCATCCCGGGCTGGCAGGAAGCCCTGAAGATGATGAGCGTCGGCGACACCTGGATGGTCTACATTCCCGCTGATCTCGCTTATGGCAGCAGCGGTCAGGGCCCCATCGGCCCCAACGAAACGTTAACCTTCAAGGTCGAGCTGCTCGACGTCAATCCGGATGCCGATCAAGCCGACGACTCTTGA
- a CDS encoding PHB depolymerase family esterase — MTAVLALGLAGPALPSDAPPPPLPDLTLDPSATIVMGVSSGGYMATQLAVAYPELFQGLAVFAAGPWGCAQGELNRALGQCMSTLRGLPERDALQARLSDYRTQGLVGQARALSGQRVYLWHGSADTTVEPALGEMLAEQYRDWLTAPESQLKVVRQADAGHGWPVDASVLSDSAEFVDCREGGTPYLLDCGLDGAGEALGWLYAEDGEESVKGESGEEETPLTTPTTPPPERLFTFDQSAFDDDLAEQGYLYVPQACESGRTCSLVVALHGCSMNAAAIGEAFMRDTSLNQWADTLGLVVLYPQATTSLANPLGCWDWWGYEESLWQPQPQHDSRAGKQLAGLVKMVRQLLDLPDGAASDS; from the coding sequence TTGACTGCCGTTCTGGCGCTGGGCCTAGCGGGCCCAGCGCTGCCATCTGACGCCCCCCCGCCTCCGCTCCCTGATCTCACCCTCGACCCCAGCGCCACCATCGTGATGGGCGTCTCCTCCGGTGGCTACATGGCCACCCAGCTTGCCGTAGCCTACCCCGAGCTCTTCCAGGGCCTCGCCGTGTTCGCCGCTGGCCCATGGGGCTGTGCCCAGGGCGAGCTGAATCGTGCACTGGGCCAGTGCATGTCGACCCTCCGCGGCCTGCCGGAGCGCGATGCTCTGCAGGCGCGCCTTTCGGACTACCGCACTCAGGGGTTGGTCGGCCAGGCCAGGGCGCTTTCCGGCCAGCGGGTTTATCTCTGGCATGGCAGCGCCGATACCACCGTAGAGCCCGCTCTGGGCGAGATGCTCGCCGAGCAGTACCGCGACTGGCTAACCGCCCCCGAGTCGCAGCTCAAGGTCGTGCGCCAGGCCGACGCCGGGCACGGCTGGCCGGTGGACGCCAGCGTCCTGAGCGATTCGGCCGAGTTCGTCGACTGCCGGGAAGGTGGCACGCCCTACTTGCTGGACTGCGGCCTCGATGGGGCCGGAGAGGCGCTTGGCTGGCTGTATGCTGAAGATGGTGAGGAAAGTGTGAAAGGTGAGTCAGGTGAGGAAGAAACGCCCCTTACTACCCCGACAACGCCACCACCCGAGCGGTTGTTCACCTTCGACCAGTCAGCCTTCGACGACGATCTGGCCGAACAGGGCTATCTCTATGTGCCGCAAGCCTGCGAGTCCGGCAGGACCTGCAGCCTGGTCGTTGCCCTGCACGGCTGCAGCATGAACGCCGCCGCGATCGGCGAGGCCTTCATGCGCGACACGAGTCTCAATCAGTGGGCCGACACCCTTGGCCTGGTGGTGCTCTACCCTCAGGCCACCACCAGCCTCGCCAACCCACTGGGCTGCTGGGACTGGTGGGGCTATGAGGAAAGTCTCTGGCAGCCGCAACCTCAGCACGACAGCCGTGCCGGCAAGCAGTTGGCGGGATTGGTAAAGATGGTTCGACAACTGCTCGACCTGCCCGATGGCGCAGCATCTGACAGCTGA
- a CDS encoding AEC family transporter — protein sequence MTSVEQALGPLFLLILTGALLGVARWPGGDFWTRLEGVIYHLLFPAMLVATLATAEVGSVPVVRLALVLLGAMLVFALLLWLGRGWLSLSQPAFTSAFQGALRFNTYVGVAGAAALHGNAGATVAAVAVALMVPVVNVLCVAAFVAAGTLGPSSLGKSFAALARNPLILACLAGIALNLTGTGLPGWSEAAVSLLGRAALPLGLVAVGVALRPQVLLRLSAGVWAATAIKLALMPALVLCLALLLGLPPVSRDVALLFAALPTATSAYILARQLGGDAELMAALITAQTLLAMLTLPLWLGLVMG from the coding sequence ATGACCAGCGTCGAACAGGCTCTCGGACCGCTATTCCTGCTGATTCTGACGGGTGCGCTGCTGGGCGTTGCACGATGGCCCGGCGGCGACTTCTGGACGCGCCTCGAAGGGGTCATCTATCACCTGCTGTTCCCCGCCATGCTGGTGGCGACCCTGGCCACCGCTGAGGTCGGCTCGGTGCCAGTGGTGCGCCTGGCGCTTGTGCTACTGGGAGCGATGCTCGTCTTCGCGCTGCTGCTATGGCTTGGCCGAGGCTGGCTGTCGCTGAGCCAGCCGGCCTTTACCTCGGCTTTCCAGGGGGCGCTGCGCTTCAACACCTATGTCGGCGTGGCCGGGGCCGCCGCCCTGCATGGCAACGCCGGTGCCACAGTGGCCGCCGTGGCGGTGGCGCTGATGGTGCCGGTGGTCAACGTGCTGTGCGTTGCGGCCTTCGTTGCCGCCGGCACTCTGGGGCCCTCTAGCCTGGGCAAGAGCTTCGCCGCCCTGGCGCGAAATCCGCTGATCCTGGCCTGCCTGGCAGGCATCGCGCTCAACCTTACCGGCACCGGGCTGCCCGGCTGGAGCGAAGCGGCGGTCAGTCTGTTGGGCCGGGCCGCCCTGCCGCTGGGCCTGGTGGCGGTGGGGGTCGCCCTGCGTCCTCAGGTTCTGCTGCGGCTCTCGGCCGGCGTCTGGGCCGCCACGGCCATCAAGCTCGCGCTGATGCCGGCGCTGGTGCTGTGCCTCGCTCTGCTGCTGGGTCTGCCCCCCGTCAGCCGCGACGTGGCGCTGCTGTTCGCCGCCCTGCCCACCGCCACCTCGGCCTATATCCTCGCCCGCCAGCTGGGCGGCGATGCCGAACTGATGGCCGCTCTGATCACCGCCCAGACCCTGCTGGCCATGCTGACCCTGCCGCTGTGGCTTGGCCTGGTGATGGGCTAA
- a CDS encoding 2-hydroxyacid dehydrogenase — protein MSRVAVFSAQPYDRRFFTEACAGRDIDLQFHEVTLTPDSAVLAQGVDGVCAFVNDRLDAEVLEALAAFGVRFIAMRCAGFNNVDLAAAERLGLAVARVPAYSPEAVAEHALALLLTLNRRTHRAFNRVREGNFMLEGLLGMTLAGKTVGLIGTGRIGLATARIFRGFGCRLLGEDRYPSEAFQALDGEYVSRERLLAESDVISLHCPLTDETRYLIDEQALCRLKPGAILINTSRGGLIDTRAAIAALKTRRLGGLAIDVYEQETSLFFRDHSGDIIDDDVFQRLTTFPNVLITGHQGFFTAEALTEIAEVTLANIDALSRGMPCANRVTQEG, from the coding sequence GTGTCCCGCGTTGCCGTGTTCAGTGCTCAGCCCTACGACCGTCGTTTCTTCACCGAGGCGTGTGCAGGTCGCGATATCGACCTTCAGTTTCACGAGGTGACCCTGACGCCGGACAGTGCGGTGCTGGCCCAGGGTGTCGACGGGGTCTGCGCCTTCGTCAACGATCGGCTGGATGCCGAGGTGCTGGAAGCGCTGGCGGCCTTCGGCGTGCGTTTCATTGCCATGCGCTGCGCCGGTTTCAACAACGTGGATCTGGCCGCCGCCGAGCGCTTGGGCCTCGCGGTGGCGCGGGTGCCGGCCTATTCACCGGAAGCGGTGGCTGAGCATGCTCTGGCGCTGTTGCTGACCCTCAACCGTCGCACCCACCGGGCCTTCAACCGGGTGCGCGAGGGCAACTTCATGCTCGAGGGGCTTTTAGGCATGACGCTTGCCGGCAAGACGGTGGGCCTGATTGGTACCGGGCGCATCGGCCTTGCCACGGCGCGCATCTTCCGCGGCTTCGGGTGCCGGTTGCTCGGCGAGGACCGTTACCCGAGCGAAGCCTTCCAGGCGCTGGACGGGGAGTATGTGTCCCGGGAACGGCTGTTGGCTGAAAGCGATGTGATCAGCCTGCACTGCCCGCTCACCGATGAGACCCGCTATCTGATCGATGAGCAGGCGCTTTGCCGGCTCAAGCCTGGGGCGATCTTGATCAACACCTCGCGGGGCGGGCTGATCGATACTCGGGCCGCGATCGCAGCGCTCAAGACGCGGCGTCTAGGGGGCTTGGCCATCGACGTCTACGAGCAGGAGACGTCGCTGTTCTTCCGCGACCACTCGGGCGACATCATCGATGACGATGTTTTCCAACGCCTGACCACCTTCCCCAACGTGCTGATCACCGGCCATCAGGGCTTTTTCACCGCCGAGGCGCTCACCGAGATCGCCGAGGTGACGCTTGCCAACATCGATGCCCTGAGTCGCGGCATGCCTTGCGCCAACCGGGTCACCCAGGAAGGCTAA
- a CDS encoding LysR substrate-binding domain-containing protein: MSEVVSSALDLESLRSFLAVAQLGTLAAAAEQRHRTVSAISMQIKRLEERLATRLLIRSARGMTLTPAGESLMREARALLGQHDRLLARFTGQGLSGRVRFGMPEDFARELVGQILPEFMAQHPDVLLEAVTATSGELARRLERGELTLALLLDRSHRLEGGQPLWRTSPVWAAAREYVLDPTQPLPLGLHPVDCPYRAIGIEALEAEERAWYAVFTSTSVHALETAVEAGLSISVFDRERLTPAMRELGPADGLPALTGGEAQLHLGKRMSAASKPAVDALAALLHERLYQRGLWRERGAR, from the coding sequence ATGTCTGAAGTCGTGTCCAGCGCCCTGGATCTTGAGTCGTTGCGCAGCTTTCTGGCTGTCGCGCAGCTTGGCACCCTGGCCGCAGCCGCCGAGCAGCGGCATCGCACGGTCAGCGCGATCAGCATGCAAATCAAGCGATTAGAGGAGCGCTTGGCGACACGGCTGCTGATCCGCAGCGCTCGCGGCATGACGCTGACGCCCGCTGGTGAGTCGCTGATGCGCGAGGCTCGCGCCCTGCTGGGGCAGCATGACCGGCTGCTGGCGCGTTTCACCGGCCAAGGGCTTTCCGGCAGAGTGCGTTTCGGCATGCCGGAGGATTTTGCCCGCGAGCTGGTAGGCCAGATCCTGCCCGAGTTCATGGCTCAGCATCCTGATGTGCTGTTGGAGGCGGTCACCGCGACCAGCGGTGAACTGGCCCGACGGCTCGAGCGTGGTGAGCTGACGCTTGCGCTGCTGCTCGACCGCTCGCACCGGCTCGAAGGTGGCCAGCCGCTGTGGCGCACTTCACCGGTTTGGGCCGCGGCTCGGGAGTACGTGCTCGACCCGACGCAGCCCTTGCCGCTGGGCCTGCATCCGGTGGATTGCCCGTACCGGGCGATCGGCATTGAGGCGCTGGAGGCCGAGGAGCGCGCCTGGTATGCGGTCTTCACCAGTACCAGCGTTCATGCCCTGGAAACGGCGGTGGAGGCGGGGCTGTCGATCAGCGTGTTCGACCGGGAGCGGCTGACGCCGGCGATGCGCGAGCTGGGGCCGGCGGATGGGCTGCCGGCGCTGACCGGCGGCGAGGCGCAGCTTCACCTCGGCAAACGGATGTCGGCGGCCTCGAAGCCCGCAGTGGATGCACTGGCTGCACTGCTCCACGAGCGGCTCTATCAGCGCGGCCTGTGGCGAGAGCGCGGCGCTCGCTGA